The genomic DNA CCGGCAGGCAGATGTAAGGGGGTGGCCTCATCGACCAGCACCGCCAGTCGCGATAGCGGTGCGGTGGTCCGCCTTGCCAGCCATGCACCGAGCAGGAGCGACAGCGACAGAACCACAAGGCTTGACCAGCCAAGCCACCGCAGGATGTCGCCGCGCATCGGTCGCACCGCGAGTTGCTGGCTGACCTCGGCCACCACCCACGCCGATTCGGCCTTGGTAGGCAGCTCAAGCTTTACCAAGTGGTAGTGCCGGCCGTCGTTACCGGAGAATTCGCGACGCAAAGGCTCAGCGGCCAGCCGCGCGTCAAGCCCGTCGGGGAGGGTGGTCGGATCGACATGCACGGCGACGAAGTGCAACTGTGGGCGCGTCCAGTCGCCGGTGGCGGCGTGATGCGCCAGCTGCACCTGCGCTTCCTGTTGCAGAAGGCCGTCAAGGAAACGGTCCTCTACAAGGTAGACGAACAGCACAACGTAGAAACCGTACAGCGCAGCAACGAACAGGGCGAAGCCAGCGAATGCCAGCATCAGCCGGTGACGAAGCTTGCGGCGGGGTGGCGTGGTGCGGGTCACGAGTCGGCTTCCAGGCGGAAGCCGACCCCGTGTACGGTCTTCAGCATCGGGACCGGAAACGGGCGATCCAATGCTTGCCGCAGTGTGTACAGATGCGTGCGCAACGGATCCGTGTCGGGCGGGGCGCCGCCCCAGATGCGCTCAACCAGCTCGCTACGGGTGAGCGTTCGCGGCCAAGCTTCGGCCAAGGCGAGCAGCAACTGCCGTGCAGTGCGCTGTATCTGCAGCGTGCGGCCCTCCCGCTGGACAAGTCCGCTGCGCCGATCGATGCTCAAACTGCCGATACGCAGCACATGCGAGGTGCCGGCACGGTGGCGCTGCGAGAGGGCCAGGCAACGCGCGAGCAGCTCGGCACTGGCAAACGGTTTGACCAGGTAGTCGTCGGCACCGCTCCGGAAGCCCAGTAGCCTGTCGTCCAGAGCGTCACGGGCAGTGAGCATCAGCACTGGGACGTGGCGATCCGCCTGTGCGCGCAGGCGCTCGCAGACGCGCAGGCCGTCGAGCCCCGGGAGACCCAGATCCAGCACCAGCACGTCTGGTGGATCGGCCAACGCCGCCTGCAGCCCGCTGAGACCGTCGGCGACGAAGGTCGTTGCGATTCCGTGGCTGGCGAACATCACCTCCAGGTTGTCGCGCAGCACGGGGTTGTCCTCGATCACCAGGATGTGCAGCGCGGGGAGGTCCATGGCTCAGCCGTCGATCCGCTTCAGAAGAGCATCAGCCTCCCCCATCTCCGGAGCCGCCTCCAGTACCTGAAGTACCAGTCCGCGCGCCTCCGCACGCTGGCCCAGGCGGAGGTGCGCTTCGGCAGCACCGAGCTTAAGCTGCGGCTCGTCCATGTGTGGCATGGCCAGCTCCATCGTCTGCAGGGCCCGTCGCAGCAGGGCGGCATCCTCGCCGGCGACCTGCGCCTGGTAGTAGCCGAGCAGGCCGATGAGTTCAACGTGGTAGCGGGCAGGGTCCTCATGGAGGGCCGCCGTCGCGCCTGCGATGTCGCCGCTCCGCAGGCGTTCCACAAGGGCCATGCTCAGCTCGTCGCGCCAGGGGGCGCGTGCTACGGGCGTCCGGCCCAGGCCGCGCACAACCGCCTCCGCAACCGCAGTGGTCGAGTAAGGGTTCTGGCCGGTGATCAGGCGCCCATCGATGGCCAACTTCGGCATCATCAGCGGTGCCTCGTCCCACGCAGCCCCGCGTTCCCGCAGGGCGTCCTCGAGCAGCCAGGGAAATTCCGCCGCCCATTTTTTTCCGAACACAGCCTCCTCCTTGTTGCTGAAACCGGTCATGCGCCTGCCGGCCACCAGGAGGCTGCCGTCGGCGAGGCGAACATCAACGAGTGCGGCCGGACCATGGCAGACCGCCGCGATCAACGCTCCGTTGTCCCACGCGTGGGCGAGCAGCCGTTGGAGCCCCGCATTCCCAGGCAGGTCGAACATTGCACCCTTACCGCCGACCACGAACACCGCGGCATACTCCTCGCCACGCAGCTCGTCTATGCGGCGCGTATCTTCCAACTGCTGCATTGCTTCGGCATCCGCCAATAACTCTGCGTTGAAAGGCTCATCAGGGTTGTATTTGTCGGCCTCGATCGCGCCGCCTTGCGGGCTGGCGACCTCAACGGTCAGACCATTGGCCTTGAAGATCAGCCACGCTTGCGAGAGTTCGTCGAATTCATATCCGGGGCGCGTCTTGCCGGCATCGCGGCCCTCGCCGCTGAGCACGACCAAGACACGGTCCCCGGCGGATACGGAAGGAAGGTTCAGCAATAGGACGGCTGCGAGCAGGCAGGAGAGTGTCAATCGGATCATGGCGGTTCCCAGTTCGCATCAGGAAGAGACAGGATCGCGCCGCCGTATCAAGCGGATTTCAATCGCACCGTGCGTTTTGGCCCCGATGCACGAGGAAGTGCTGAGGCTGGAGGGCCGCTTACCGATGCCCCGTCTATGCCGGCACAGCGGTCGCCGGCGACCACGGGAGAAGCGGTTGACTCAGACCATGCGACGAGCTAAGACGAAATCGCCGCGCGCATGGCGAGAGCGGCAGACCCAGCAGTCGATCATCGTTGGAGATGAAAGCAGCTACGGAACTAGCAGCGAGGGAGCGCAAATGGATGTCACTGGAATCAATCCCGCCGCAATCGGAATTACCAGTTCTGGAGACCTGTTTATTCAACAGCTGGCGCAAGACGGTTCGCCGGTCATGCCGATGCGGCCATCGACCCTAAAGCGGGCGCGGATGACGCGGCCTTCCTGGTCTGGTCACGAGACGCAAAGCCTCAAGAGACAAGCTCTCAAAAGACGTGGACGCGGTGCACCCACTTCAGACCACATCTGGTGCCCCAACGGTTGAGTCCCAAGACAAGGGGCTAACGTGGCCTCGAGGAACCAAGCCGTCGACGACCGTGGCGTTTCGCCGAAGGTAGGAGTCGTCTGCCAGACGGGCGATACCCTCATCAGACGGTACCGACTAGAGTGCGTTGCACAGTCATCGGACTTGGCGGCAGGTTGGACCCTCGACCTGCAACTTGGGGGCGTTTTATGGTCGGACCAGCAACTCTGCGGCATCTGTCGTTCAGAAATATTTGGGCAGTTCGCAGACACGGGGACAGTTCCTGTGCGGCAGACAGTCGGGCGACGCCGCAGTGAAGGCGCCGCAGCCGCCCGGTCGGACGTGGGGACCCAAAGAACTTCGCATAATGTAGATTATGTAATCTCTACACACACATGCGTAAGCTTCCCCGATGTTCGCGATTTTTGTTTTTGTCACTTTGCTTGTTAATTGCGCTGCCGACTGATTTCTAAGGATTTTTCCTTAGGGAAGACACAGTCGGTTGACGTCAGCCGTCGACGGATGTCTCTCTGGGCCACCAGCCATAGGGACAGCTAACGGCCCATGTCTGCCGCACAGGAGCTGCGCGTGTCTGCGGATGGATACGCAGGGTGTAGCAAACCTGAGCACTTATAGCGGCTTTACGCTATAACCGCCTATAGGTTGCTATTGCTTTGGGTTCACTGATAGGCGCCGCTCCACATCGCGCCGAAGACGCGACGTACGGATCTAAATCCGTCCTCATCTTCCAGTAGTTCTGCGGGAGTGCGTCCATCGAGTGCAGGTTGAGGGCGCCTGATCCATTCTGCCAGCCACGTTTCGGGATCGAAGTCCTGCGGCCACCTGTCGGGTCCTTCCCGCGCACGCAACTCCTCCAACAGTTGTGCGAGGCGCTTGGTTCGACTCTCTGTGTCCACGCGAGGCCCTCCTCGGTGCAATTCTTCAGCCATTTGCCCCACCAGAGATCGTCTGTAGGTAGCGTAAGACATGATCCACGTCCCCGTCGCGGATCGCAGCGGCCATGGTACGGCCTGCGAGAACTCGGATCGGCGTGTGTGCCAAGTGAAAAGCGGCGCTACTGGCGCTCGGGCTAAGTTCCAGAAGGCTCTGGAAGACCACTTCATGGTCTCGCCACATCCTTTGTTCTTCAGTCGTGGTCTCACGCTCTTTATGTGACATGCGGGAGTCTCTCTTGGGGTGCCCGGGTGGTCCCTGTCTAGCCGGCATCTGGACCATGTGCTTTCGCCGGTCTCCGGCGTTTGGGCTTGGGTTTAGGCTTCGCGCGCTCTAAGGCAGATGTTAGCGCTGCAGGTAGGTCGCGCAAATGAAGCAGTTGTCTCTCCAACGCCTCTGCTTTGCTTCGTTCGACGGCGGCCTCCTGCCGGGCGAGCGCAAGTTCGCTGCGCACCTCCTCCAGCCTCCTGAGATTTGTCGCGTCCGATGCTGCACGGTCCCGGCCAAGTGCGGCCAGCTCCCGCTTGAGCTCCTGGGTTTCTCGTCTTGCCCGATCAACCTCGCCGTGAGCGCGATCTTCCACGGCTTGGACATGTCGCGTCAGACTCTTCCTGTCCAAGACACTCTGCTCTTGGAGTAGCAGTAGGCGATTTTCAGCCTCCTGACGTGCCAGATCCGCGTCCTTAGCCCTCGCTTCCGCATCGGCGCGCTGATGCCCCAGCCCCTCGAGTTGCGTCTCGAGCTGTCGCACGAGACGAGCCAGCTCTTCGGCCCGGGCGATGGAGACGTCCCGCGCGTGGCAAGCATCAGCCGCGTCCCGCCGAAGGGCCGAAACTTCGTCTTGTACAAGCTGTCGCTCGCGGTCGAGTTGGACACGCGCTTGATCAAGCGCCTCTCGATCGGCCGCAAGCGCGGCCTTGGCCGCAAAATCCGCGTGAGCGAGGGCAACTGACCAAAGCTGGCTGGCCAGCTCTGAGACCTCTTCCGGCGCATCTGGAAGGTTGACGCCGGCTCGCCGTGCCTCCAAGCGTTCACCTAGGCCCTTCCACCAGGTGTCGAGCCAGCGCACAACCGTGTTTGGGGAGCCGGTACCCAGGTGCGCGCGGATGCGTTCCACCGTGGGCCTCTCGCCACCGACTACAAGGGCGTCGGCTGCGCTGTGGACCTCGGTTTCGGTGATGCCACGTGCCATTTTCAGTCTCCTGCTTTGGCGCCCCACCCCGCGCTTGACTATCTGTACGAATCCATGCCGGATTTCAAATGGCATGGCCAACAGTCGCTTGGATTCAACTTTCAGCTGAAGAAGGATTTCAAAGGCCCAGCTGCGAATTTCAAACATTGGTCTTTCCTGTGCTTCCGGAAAAATACTCAGTCGCCTCCAAACAACAAATTTATCGATGTGCGTTGGCCGGGCTCTCCCTCGAACGGACTTGCTGTAGCGTCTTTTTGCGATGAACTACTGGAACTGGTTACCCATTTCGCCGTGCATCCTGTGCCCGCTAATGTCTATGGCGCGCTCCTCGCGCCGCATCCCGAGTGGAATAAGCTTGCGCAGCAGATCCTGCACAAAGCTCAGCTGAAGCCGCAGTCCGGACATGCTTCCAAGGTCAAGGGACAGAAGGCTGACGTCCTGATGTGCGCCATGCTGGCGGAGAGGAGTATAGGCATGCCTATATGGATTGATTCCAAAGGCCAAATGTGCAGGGAAGGCTGTACCATCTGTTTCTCGGGGTATGGCCCAGAGGACGTTCCTTACTCTGCCATTTCGACCGGATTCAAGAGCTACCATCCCAGGTTTAATCTGTCGCAGAACATGCGGAAGAACTGGGGAGTTGAATTCGAACCGCGAACAGTAAATGACCGTGAGAGCCGAGGTGATGGCGGGAGTAAGCCACCTAGTGGCGACGGTCAAGGTGGGGGGGAGGACGGAGGAGCGGGCGCAAAGATGACGCTCTTCGTGGATGTGGCTGCTGTGGAAGGAAGAGAATTGACAGCTCCGTAGAGGCATTTATCGGCTTGAAGCTGGCACAGCCTCAGCTTTGCCGCGTCGACTGATTAACGGAACCGGATGACATCTGCTCTACCCCCGATAAATCCCTCTAATCCCTCCGCTATCTTTCGATGCTGATTTACTGCGGCAGCGTCAATTCGACTCTTTCTTGCTCCAATGCCTTGTTTGGCAACTCCTGTAGATTCAACCACCCCGCTTGAATTGCCGACGACCTCATCGCATTTCCCACTGTTTCCGATACATGTTTGCCTTGCCCGTGTATCGTTAGATCCATCAGCCATGGTTGAAGGAAACTATCAGCCGGCAGCGCAACTTCTTTCAGTCGCGCTGCGATCCGGAATCCTCCAAGGTCGATATCTCCCCAGTGATAGAAAACTGTCGACGCAGGAAGATCTCGGGTCAAACGACGAAACCCTGCCACCCATGCGGGCGATGGCATACCACCGGTGAATACCACGACTCCATCATCCCGCCCCTTCAGCGCCTCTGCAGCCAAGTGGAACGTCGTCAGGTTTTCGATCGTCAGCACCCATGCTGGCTTCGCTATCAACCCTCGCACGCTCTGTGGTGCCACGCCCACATATGGCCGCACGATCGTGCAGTCAGGACCTTCCTGCATCGTTATGGCACCAACGCCGGCGACCATCAGCGGGAGTGGCTGCTTGACCAGACCGAGCGTCCTGAGCACTTCCCACTTGCCGCGCGAGCGGCTCGATAGCCCCTCACCGGACAAGACATCAAGCTGTGGAAGGAGTTGCTCGATCCGCTTGGTATCCGAGAACAGATGTCCGCTGAGGACACGAAGGACCTGATCCTCCCCGGGCCTGGCCGCCAGTGCATCGAGCACTTTCAAGGCATCCTGCCAGGAGTGCCAAGAGTCCGGCCCCAAAGAGCGAACGCGCCGAAGCGCCGCCCAAGCTTCCAGGACCTCACCCAGTCGTGGGTACCTATCCAGCCACGGCGCCAACTCAACGCTGGCAACTTGCAGTTGATCCAGATTGGTGGCCACCCCGAGGAGACTTGCCAGCGCATCCACGTCACGCACGCGCACCCATTCCAAGGGGCGATCATCACCACCTTGGTCACCCCACCCAGCATCAACCGCGCCACGCTTGACGGCGTCCTGAATCTGACCGTGACCCCGCATGCGCTCTTCGAAGTCTTCCCTCCAGTAGACGGAGTTCGTCGGCTTCACGTTCGTCTTCTGTGCGGCTGTGGTGGATCTGGTCACCCGCTTGCGCTCACCGCGTTGCAACTGCTCCCGCAGGACCGTCTCGACCCAAAGGCACAGAGGCGCCGCGCCG from Luteimonas sp. YGD11-2 includes the following:
- a CDS encoding response regulator transcription factor, producing MDLPALHILVIEDNPVLRDNLEVMFASHGIATTFVADGLSGLQAALADPPDVLVLDLGLPGLDGLRVCERLRAQADRHVPVLMLTARDALDDRLLGFRSGADDYLVKPFASAELLARCLALSQRHRAGTSHVLRIGSLSIDRRSGLVQREGRTLQIQRTARQLLLALAEAWPRTLTRSELVERIWGGAPPDTDPLRTHLYTLRQALDRPFPVPMLKTVHGVGFRLEADS
- a CDS encoding type 1 glutamine amidotransferase domain-containing protein yields the protein MIRLTLSCLLAAVLLLNLPSVSAGDRVLVVLSGEGRDAGKTRPGYEFDELSQAWLIFKANGLTVEVASPQGGAIEADKYNPDEPFNAELLADAEAMQQLEDTRRIDELRGEEYAAVFVVGGKGAMFDLPGNAGLQRLLAHAWDNGALIAAVCHGPAALVDVRLADGSLLVAGRRMTGFSNKEEAVFGKKWAAEFPWLLEDALRERGAAWDEAPLMMPKLAIDGRLITGQNPYSTTAVAEAVVRGLGRTPVARAPWRDELSMALVERLRSGDIAGATAALHEDPARYHVELIGLLGYYQAQVAGEDAALLRRALQTMELAMPHMDEPQLKLGAAEAHLRLGQRAEARGLVLQVLEAAPEMGEADALLKRIDG
- a CDS encoding Wadjet anti-phage system protein JetD domain-containing protein; the protein is MTAAPALGGLTCTGAAPLCLWVETVLREQLQRGERKRVTRSTTAAQKTNVKPTNSVYWREDFEERMRGHGQIQDAVKRGAVDAGWGDQGGDDRPLEWVRVRDVDALASLLGVATNLDQLQVASVELAPWLDRYPRLGEVLEAWAALRRVRSLGPDSWHSWQDALKVLDALAARPGEDQVLRVLSGHLFSDTKRIEQLLPQLDVLSGEGLSSRSRGKWEVLRTLGLVKQPLPLMVAGVGAITMQEGPDCTIVRPYVGVAPQSVRGLIAKPAWVLTIENLTTFHLAAEALKGRDDGVVVFTGGMPSPAWVAGFRRLTRDLPASTVFYHWGDIDLGGFRIAARLKEVALPADSFLQPWLMDLTIHGQGKHVSETVGNAMRSSAIQAGWLNLQELPNKALEQERVELTLPQ